Proteins found in one Butyricicoccus intestinisimiae genomic segment:
- a CDS encoding RidA family protein, with product MKKVISTSNAPAAIGPYSQAIETDGYVFTSGQIPINPTTGEVEGKTIEEQTEQVMKNIGALLEASGLTFANVVKTTCFLADLNDFAAFNAVYAKYFPNEAPARSCFAVAGLPKGAKLEVETICAK from the coding sequence ATGAAGAAGGTAATTTCGACGTCTAACGCACCGGCTGCAATCGGCCCGTATTCGCAGGCGATTGAGACCGACGGCTATGTATTCACCTCCGGTCAGATTCCGATCAATCCGACTACCGGCGAGGTAGAAGGCAAGACCATTGAAGAACAGACCGAACAGGTTATGAAGAACATCGGCGCGTTGCTGGAAGCTTCTGGTCTGACGTTTGCAAACGTTGTTAAGACAACCTGTTTCTTGGCTGATTTGAATGATTTCGCTGCATTCAATGCGGTATATGCCAAGTATTTCCCGAACGAAGCTCCGGCTCGTTCCTGCTTTGCCGTTGCAGGTCTGCCGAAGGGCGCAAAGCTCGAGGTAGAGACCATCTGCGCGAAGTAA
- a CDS encoding RNA polymerase sigma factor — MTREDQLIKRITDGDASAMEELIQMYYPELLRYCRWHTPDKQSAEDAVHETFLKLLRHWDGYIHRGKFRAYLYRIAANICTDMYRSHWNTDISLPEGLITQENGYQQAEQEADFLRLTALLPEQQRELVILRYTQQFKLREIAQITGLPLRTVQSRLRAALKTLKSKLSEEGWQ, encoded by the coding sequence TTGACGCGTGAAGATCAATTGATAAAACGAATCACAGATGGAGACGCATCGGCGATGGAAGAACTCATCCAGATGTATTATCCGGAACTGCTGCGGTATTGCCGCTGGCATACACCGGACAAACAAAGCGCAGAGGATGCTGTGCATGAAACCTTTTTGAAGCTCCTGCGGCATTGGGACGGCTACATACACAGAGGAAAATTTCGAGCATATCTCTATCGTATTGCAGCCAATATCTGTACGGATATGTATCGCAGCCATTGGAATACAGATATTTCGCTGCCGGAAGGTCTGATAACACAGGAAAATGGCTATCAGCAGGCGGAACAGGAGGCAGATTTTCTGCGTTTGACGGCGCTGCTGCCGGAACAACAGCGGGAGTTGGTTATTTTGCGCTATACACAGCAGTTCAAGCTGCGGGAGATTGCACAAATAACAGGCCTGCCGCTGCGAACCGTACAATCTCGCCTGCGGGCAGCACTCAAAACGCTGAAATCCAAATTGTCGGAGGAAGGATGGCAATGA